One genomic region from Halorussus rarus encodes:
- the eif1A gene encoding translation initiation factor eIF-1A — protein sequence MSDNDGGRRKNLRMPDDDEVFATVTNMLGANRVKVRCADGKERTARIPGKMQKRIWIREDDVVLVEPWDWQDEKADIKWRYDKQEADQLRDEGHIQ from the coding sequence ATGAGCGACAACGACGGCGGACGGCGGAAGAACCTCCGCATGCCCGACGACGACGAGGTCTTCGCCACCGTCACCAACATGCTCGGGGCGAATCGGGTCAAAGTACGTTGCGCCGACGGGAAGGAGCGCACCGCGCGGATTCCGGGCAAGATGCAGAAGCGCATCTGGATCCGCGAGGACGACGTCGTGCTGGTCGAACCGTGGGACTGGCAGGACGAGAAGGCCGACATCAAGTGGCGCTACGACAAGCAGGAGGCCGACCAGCTCCGCGACGAGGGCCACATCCAATAA
- a CDS encoding nitroreductase family protein: protein MTPEQLSVDETDVAHDEEHPAAIEAIRTRRSGHNFDPDEKLDEKTLEELIRDAALAPSSYNLQPWEFVAVRDDDRLGEVVELAYGQEHVKEAGTAIFVVGHTEPETADRVFEEWVEAGRFDEETGRQVKEQTVAGYEGERAGRDYGIRNASLAAQNLLLSAHARGLKATPMSGFDFEGAAEFLGLPDDKIPVMLVAVGPSGGEEPERLPRRDVDEILHRESY, encoded by the coding sequence ATGACTCCCGAACAACTATCGGTCGACGAGACGGACGTAGCGCACGACGAGGAGCATCCGGCGGCGATCGAGGCCATCCGGACCCGGCGGTCGGGGCACAACTTCGACCCCGACGAGAAACTGGACGAGAAGACGCTCGAGGAGCTGATTCGGGACGCCGCGCTCGCGCCCTCGTCGTACAACCTCCAGCCGTGGGAGTTCGTCGCCGTGCGAGACGACGACCGGCTCGGCGAGGTCGTGGAACTCGCGTACGGGCAGGAACACGTCAAAGAAGCCGGGACCGCCATCTTCGTCGTCGGCCACACGGAACCCGAGACGGCCGATCGGGTCTTCGAGGAGTGGGTCGAGGCGGGTCGCTTCGACGAGGAGACCGGCCGGCAGGTCAAAGAGCAGACGGTCGCCGGGTACGAGGGCGAGCGGGCGGGACGGGATTACGGCATCCGGAATGCGAGCCTCGCGGCCCAGAACCTGCTGCTGTCCGCGCACGCCCGCGGGCTGAAGGCGACGCCCATGAGCGGCTTCGACTTCGAGGGCGCCGCCGAGTTCCTCGGACTGCCCGACGACAAGATTCCCGTGATGCTCGTCGCCGTCGGGCCGAGCGGCGGCGAGGAGCCCGAGCGACTCCCCCGGCGCGACGTCGACGAGATTCTCCACCGCGAGAGCTACTGA
- a CDS encoding DUF7470 family protein, producing the protein MIDKLGAKGIVGVLLLLAGVAVIALQNLIIAAGIGLVVVGFVLTAWGLVSGLMSSFGLGGMMGGGGFE; encoded by the coding sequence ATGATCGACAAACTCGGAGCGAAAGGCATCGTCGGGGTGCTGCTCCTGCTTGCGGGCGTCGCGGTCATCGCGCTGCAGAACCTCATCATCGCGGCCGGCATCGGCCTGGTCGTCGTCGGCTTCGTGCTGACGGCGTGGGGGCTCGTCTCGGGCCTCATGTCGAGCTTCGGCCTCGGCGGGATGATGGGCGGCGGCGGCTTCGAGTGA
- a CDS encoding tyrosine--tRNA ligase — MDAYELISRNVEEAVTEEEVRALAEDPEGKRAYVGYEPSGVLHIGHMLTANKLIDLQDAGMEVVILLADVHAYLNGKGTFEEIEATAEKMRKQFLAYGLDEDSTEFVYGSEYQLDDDYALDLHKLELDTTLNRAQRAMAEIQGDETAKVSHVVYPLMQALDIEYLDLDLAVGGLDQRKVHMLMREELPEIGYEARPCLHTPILADLGTGEGKMSSSQGVTISMEDSTEDIEEKVNSAFCPPTRDPEDDLENPVLEIFQYHVFPRFEEVVVERPDEYGGDLEYDDYEALASDLESGELHPADAKSALATYLDELVAPGREKLRELEG; from the coding sequence ATGGACGCCTACGAGTTGATTTCGCGGAACGTCGAGGAAGCGGTGACCGAGGAGGAGGTGCGGGCCCTCGCCGAGGACCCCGAGGGCAAGCGCGCCTACGTCGGCTACGAGCCGTCGGGGGTGCTCCACATCGGGCACATGCTCACCGCCAACAAGCTCATCGACCTGCAGGACGCGGGCATGGAGGTCGTCATCCTGCTGGCCGACGTCCACGCCTACCTCAACGGGAAGGGCACCTTCGAGGAGATCGAGGCGACCGCCGAGAAGATGCGCAAGCAGTTCCTCGCCTACGGCCTCGACGAGGACAGCACCGAGTTCGTCTACGGCTCGGAGTACCAGCTCGACGACGATTACGCGCTCGACCTCCACAAGCTGGAGCTCGACACGACTCTCAACCGGGCCCAGCGCGCGATGGCCGAGATCCAGGGCGACGAGACCGCGAAGGTCAGCCACGTGGTCTACCCCCTGATGCAGGCGCTCGACATCGAGTACCTCGACCTCGACCTCGCGGTCGGCGGGCTGGACCAGCGCAAGGTCCACATGCTGATGCGCGAGGAGCTTCCGGAGATCGGCTACGAGGCCCGGCCCTGCCTCCACACGCCCATCCTGGCCGACCTCGGCACCGGCGAGGGAAAGATGTCCTCCAGTCAGGGCGTCACCATCTCGATGGAGGACTCGACGGAGGACATCGAGGAGAAGGTCAACTCGGCGTTCTGCCCGCCGACCCGCGACCCGGAGGACGATCTGGAGAATCCCGTTCTGGAGATCTTCCAGTACCACGTCTTCCCGCGGTTCGAGGAGGTCGTGGTCGAGCGCCCCGACGAGTACGGCGGCGACCTGGAGTACGACGACTACGAGGCCCTCGCTTCGGACCTGGAGAGCGGCGAGCTCCACCCCGCGGACGCCAAGTCCGCGCTGGCGACGTACCTCGACGAACTGGTCGCACCGGGGCGGGAGAAGCTGCGGGAGCTTGAGGGGTAG
- a CDS encoding type II CAAX endopeptidase family protein, whose product MTAIRRRVSLESKSETTLVALAVTLLGSFAGLLGAAVPGMVGLVATTTPDAVYIVTSRGVQLGFGAFALGYLFYTGEWDRYVRFRRPGLRDVGAIFGAFVALVAVGYAINAVVGVLGLPHEITTGTVEHDLALHAQPRLWPVAFLAWFAFAAPAEELFYRGLVQTRLRDAFPAAAVVVLAAACFSLSHATFAALSGASGAALATTFIELLGAGLVFSGLYEATDNLATVAVFHGLTWLEPLHAVEHLIGVL is encoded by the coding sequence ATGACGGCGATACGTCGACGCGTTTCGCTCGAATCGAAATCGGAAACGACCCTCGTCGCACTCGCGGTCACGCTCCTCGGGTCGTTCGCGGGGCTGTTGGGTGCCGCCGTCCCCGGGATGGTCGGGTTGGTAGCGACGACGACTCCCGATGCGGTCTACATCGTGACCAGTCGCGGCGTCCAACTCGGGTTCGGCGCGTTCGCGCTCGGGTACCTGTTCTACACGGGGGAGTGGGACCGGTACGTTCGCTTTCGACGACCGGGGCTCCGAGACGTCGGTGCGATCTTCGGCGCGTTCGTCGCGCTCGTCGCGGTCGGGTACGCGATAAACGCGGTCGTCGGGGTGCTCGGCCTGCCACACGAGATCACCACGGGGACCGTCGAACACGACCTGGCGCTTCACGCCCAGCCGCGACTGTGGCCCGTCGCGTTCCTGGCGTGGTTCGCGTTCGCGGCGCCCGCCGAAGAGCTGTTCTACCGCGGCCTCGTCCAGACGCGGCTGCGCGACGCGTTCCCCGCCGCGGCCGTCGTCGTCCTGGCCGCGGCCTGTTTCTCGCTGTCGCACGCGACCTTCGCCGCGCTCAGCGGGGCGAGCGGTGCCGCGCTCGCGACGACCTTCATCGAGCTGCTCGGCGCCGGGCTCGTGTTCAGTGGACTCTACGAGGCGACTGACAACCTCGCGACCGTCGCGGTCTTCCACGGACTGACGTGGCTCGAACCCCTCCACGCCGTCGAACACCTAATCGGCGTGTTGTGA